CAACCATCCCGGCCCCGAGATCAGCGAAACCCAGGCCTCGGAGATCGCCGAGCGCCATTTCGGCCTGAAGGGCCTGAAAGGCCGGCTCGCCAGCGAACGCGACCAGAATTTCCATTTTGGCGGGAACGGCCAGAGCGCGGTGCTCAAGATCGTCAATGCCGCCGAGCCCGATGAGGCGATCCGCTTCCAGGTGGCAATGATCCGCCATATCAAGGCGACCGATCCCGGCCTCGCCGTGCCGCTGGTGCGCCTCTCGAGGTCGGGTGAGGAGCTTCCGGTCATCGACGACGGCAAGGGCGGCCGCCATCTGATCCGCGCCGTCGACTATCTGGAAGGAACGCCTCTGGCCGAAAGCCGCAAGACGCCCGAGCTCCTGGCGAGCTTCGGCGGCTTCCTCGGCCGTCTCGACCGGGCGCTGCAGAGCTTCGGTCATGTCGGCGCCCATCGCGATCTCGACTGGGACCTGCGCAAGGCCGGCCGCACGCGCGCGAGGCTCTCCGCCCTCCAGAATCTTGAAGAGCGCGAGATCTGCGATTACTTCATCACCCGCTTCGAGACCGAAGTCGAGCCGAGCCTGATGAAGCTCAGGGCTTTCGTCATCCACAACGACGCCAATGACTGGAATGTGCTTGTCTCGGCCGACGGCACGGCCATTTCCGGCCTCATCGATTTCGGCGACGCGCTCCATAGCGCGCTTATCTGCGAAATGGCGGTAGCCGCCGCCTATGCCATTCTTGATGCCGACGATCCGCTGGGCGCGCTCTCATATATGCTTGCCGCCTATCACCGCGAAATGCCGCTGCTGGCGGAGGAAGTCGATCTCCTCTTCGATCTCGTCGCCATGCGGCTCGTCACCAGCGTCACCATTTCGGCCGAACGCGCCCCGCGTGTGGCGGATAATCCCTATCTCAATATCAGCGAGCGGCCGGCCTGGGACATGCTGCGCCGCCTGCGCCGCATCGATCCCTTCATCGCCCGCGCCATCCTGCGCCAGGCCTGCGGCTTCGACGTGGCGCCGGGCGCCGGGAAGGCCGCGCAATGGCTCGCCGGTAATTGCAGGAGCTTGAGCCCCATCTGGGGACGGCCGCTGTCCAATCACCGCATCCTGCAGGTGCCCTTCGGCGATGCGATGCGCCCCTTGGTCAAAGCCGCCGCCGCTATGGATGTCGCGGCTTGCGAGCGCGAATGGCAGGTCTTGCGCAAGGCGGAGAACGCCGAACTCGGCATCGGGCCCTGGGGCGAGAAGCGTGCCGTCTATGCCGGCCAGATGTTCCAGTCCAGGCTCATCAAGGATGTCCGGCGCACCCGCCATCTGGGGCTCGATATCTTCGCCGATGCCGGCACCGCGATCTTCGCTCCCTTGGCCGGCCGCGTGGCTTCGGTCGAGATCGAGCGCGAGCCTTTGGGCTATGGCTGCGTTGTCCTCATCGAGCACGAGCCGGAGCCGGGTGTGCGTTTCTCGAGCCTGTGGGGGCACCTCTCGCATGAGACGGCGAAACATCTGAAGAAGGGCCAAACGCTCGCCGCCGGTGAGAAGATCGGCACCTTGGGCGCTGCAGAGGAAAACGGCGGCTGGATGCCGCATCTGCATCTGCAGCTCGTCGCCTATTCGACCGACGATATCGGCCCCATTCCGGGCGTCGGTGAGGAAGCCTATCTCGATATCTGGTCGAAGCTCTATCCGCCCGCTTATGATTTCGCCGGGCTCACGCCGGAGACCTTCCACCGCGAAGGCAAGCCCGGCGATGAGATCGTCGCCTTGCGCAAGAAGACGCTGCTGCCGAATTTGAGCATCTCTTTCCGCAAGCCCTTGAAGATGGTGAGGGGCGAGGGCGTGTGGCTCATCGCCGATGACGGCCGCGCCTATCTCGACTGCTTCAACAATGTCGCGCATCTGGGTCACGGCCATCCTGAAATCGTCGAGGTGCTGGCGCGCGAAGCTTCGCGCCTCAACACCAATACGCGTTATCTGCACGATAATATGGTGGACTATGCCGAGAAGCTCGGCGCCACATTGCCGGGCGATCTGAAAGTCGCGAGCTTCGTCTGCACCGGCAGCGAGGCCAATGACCTTATGCTGCGCATGGCCCGCGCCAGGACTGGCGCAAAGGACATGGTCGTCGTCGACTGGGCCTATCACGGCCATCTCGCCGAGCTGATCGACATCAGTCCGTATAAATACAAGCGCGCCGGCGGCGCGGGGCGCCAGCCCCATGTCTGGGAAGCGCAATTGCCGGACAGCTACAGGGCGCCCGAGGACTGGCCGGCCGAGGAACATGGCAAGCGCTTCGCCGAAAGCATCGCCCGCCAGGTCGAGGCGATCCGCAAGGCGGGCCGGAAGCCGGCGGCCTTCATTGCCGAATCCATTCCAAGCTGTGCCGGCCAGATTTTCTTTCCCCCGCATTATCTGGAGGAAGCCTATCGCATCATCCGCGAGGCCGGCGGCCTGTGTGTCGCCGATGAGGTGCAAGTGGGCTTCGGCCGCGTCGGCAGCCATATGTGGGCGTTCGAGACGCAAGGCGTCGTTCCCGACTTCGTCACCATGGGCAAGCCGATCGGCAACGGCCACCCGCTCGCCGCCCTCGTCACCACGCCGGAGATCGCCCAGGCCTTCAACAACGGCATGGAGTACTTCAACACCTTCGGCGGCAATCCGGTGTCCTGCGCCATCGGGCTCAAGGTACTGGAGATTATCGAGCGCGACCGTTTGCGCCACAATGCCAAAACGATCGGGGACTATCTGATGACGCGCTTGCGCGACATGCAGAAGCGTTATGAGATGATCGGCGATGTGCGCGGCATGGGATTGTTCCTGGGACTTGATCTGGTGACCGACCGCAAATCGAAAGCCTACGCCACCGACTTCGCCAACCGCGTCGT
This genomic stretch from Nordella sp. HKS 07 harbors:
- a CDS encoding aminotransferase class III-fold pyridoxal phosphate-dependent enzyme, which gives rise to MSIINHPGPEISETQASEIAERHFGLKGLKGRLASERDQNFHFGGNGQSAVLKIVNAAEPDEAIRFQVAMIRHIKATDPGLAVPLVRLSRSGEELPVIDDGKGGRHLIRAVDYLEGTPLAESRKTPELLASFGGFLGRLDRALQSFGHVGAHRDLDWDLRKAGRTRARLSALQNLEEREICDYFITRFETEVEPSLMKLRAFVIHNDANDWNVLVSADGTAISGLIDFGDALHSALICEMAVAAAYAILDADDPLGALSYMLAAYHREMPLLAEEVDLLFDLVAMRLVTSVTISAERAPRVADNPYLNISERPAWDMLRRLRRIDPFIARAILRQACGFDVAPGAGKAAQWLAGNCRSLSPIWGRPLSNHRILQVPFGDAMRPLVKAAAAMDVAACEREWQVLRKAENAELGIGPWGEKRAVYAGQMFQSRLIKDVRRTRHLGLDIFADAGTAIFAPLAGRVASVEIEREPLGYGCVVLIEHEPEPGVRFSSLWGHLSHETAKHLKKGQTLAAGEKIGTLGAAEENGGWMPHLHLQLVAYSTDDIGPIPGVGEEAYLDIWSKLYPPAYDFAGLTPETFHREGKPGDEIVALRKKTLLPNLSISFRKPLKMVRGEGVWLIADDGRAYLDCFNNVAHLGHGHPEIVEVLAREASRLNTNTRYLHDNMVDYAEKLGATLPGDLKVASFVCTGSEANDLMLRMARARTGAKDMVVVDWAYHGHLAELIDISPYKYKRAGGAGRQPHVWEAQLPDSYRAPEDWPAEEHGKRFAESIARQVEAIRKAGRKPAAFIAESIPSCAGQIFFPPHYLEEAYRIIREAGGLCVADEVQVGFGRVGSHMWAFETQGVVPDFVTMGKPIGNGHPLAALVTTPEIAQAFNNGMEYFNTFGGNPVSCAIGLKVLEIIERDRLRHNAKTIGDYLMTRLRDMQKRYEMIGDVRGMGLFLGLDLVTDRKSKAYATDFANRVVNLAREDGVLIGTDGPYDNVVKMRPAMIFTRREADLLCDVLDQAFARASAAA